One Candidatus Zixiibacteriota bacterium genomic window carries:
- a CDS encoding CopG family transcriptional regulator translates to MRKKSEIVTFKVDGALLEELRKVPNRSAFIRTAVLSALRATCPLCQGTGILSASQQRHWDRFAHDHAVTECDDCHELYLVCEHEAGQRPGRKPAGRKPAAGAVKAGRRGRTRRGK, encoded by the coding sequence ATGAGAAAGAAATCGGAAATCGTGACGTTCAAGGTCGACGGGGCGCTGCTGGAGGAACTCCGGAAAGTCCCCAATCGATCAGCCTTTATCCGTACGGCGGTACTGTCCGCGCTTCGGGCAACCTGCCCGCTGTGCCAGGGGACGGGGATTCTTTCGGCATCGCAGCAGCGCCACTGGGATCGGTTCGCGCATGACCACGCGGTCACCGAATGCGACGACTGCCACGAGCTCTACCTGGTGTGCGAACACGAGGCGGGTCAGAGGCCAGGCCGTAAGCCGGCGGGCCGGAAACCGGCGGCCGGGGCGGTGAAGGCTGGGCGGCGGGGGAGGACGCGCCGAGGGAAATAG
- a CDS encoding zinc ABC transporter substrate-binding protein translates to MIENRLIKWTGRGIGAVGAAVAIGLAPAGCGSGAKAPGGTIQAFVTVAPQAYFVERVGGDCVAVDVLVPPGQSPHTYEPTPRQMARLEAADVYFRAGMPIENRWIGRLAEIVGADRIIDTRAGVALRSIEGHSHEEGDEEEAAHGKTPDPHIWLDPVAAKTQARTIAEALGRLDPGRREDYGARLAAFEHDLDSVHALIGEILAPCAGRAVYVFHPSYGYFLDRYGLRQTAIEREGKEPAARDLADLIDAARADSVRALFVQPQFARKTAAAVAHAVGAELVTIDPLARDYLPNLVDMARRIAAGTAPEVK, encoded by the coding sequence ATGATAGAGAATAGACTGATCAAGTGGACCGGCAGGGGGATCGGGGCGGTGGGCGCCGCGGTGGCGATCGGGCTGGCGCCCGCGGGGTGCGGGAGCGGGGCCAAAGCCCCGGGGGGTACGATCCAGGCGTTTGTCACGGTGGCGCCGCAGGCGTACTTTGTCGAGCGGGTCGGCGGCGATTGCGTGGCGGTCGATGTGCTCGTGCCGCCGGGTCAGTCGCCGCACACCTACGAGCCGACGCCCCGGCAGATGGCGCGCCTGGAGGCGGCCGACGTGTATTTCCGGGCGGGGATGCCGATCGAGAACCGGTGGATCGGACGGCTGGCGGAAATTGTGGGGGCGGACCGAATAATCGACACGCGCGCCGGGGTGGCGCTGCGGTCGATCGAGGGGCACAGCCACGAGGAGGGGGACGAGGAGGAAGCGGCGCATGGCAAGACGCCCGATCCGCACATCTGGCTGGACCCGGTGGCGGCGAAGACGCAGGCGCGGACAATCGCCGAGGCTCTGGGCCGCCTCGATCCGGGGCGCCGCGAGGACTACGGGGCGCGGCTGGCCGCGTTCGAGCACGATCTCGACTCCGTGCACGCGCTCATCGGCGAAATCCTCGCGCCCTGCGCCGGCCGGGCCGTGTACGTGTTTCATCCCTCCTACGGCTACTTCCTCGACCGCTACGGCCTGCGGCAGACGGCGATTGAGCGGGAGGGGAAGGAGCCGGCGGCCCGGGATCTCGCGGACCTGATCGACGCGGCGCGCGCCGACAGCGTGCGGGCGCTGTTCGTCCAGCCGCAGTTTGCCAGGAAGACGGCGGCGGCGGTGGCGCACGCGGTGGGGGCGGAGCTGGTGACGATCGATCCGCTCGCGCGCGACTACCTCCCCAACCTGGTCGACATGGCCCGGCGGATTGCGGCCGGGACGGCCCCGGAGGTGAAGTGA
- a CDS encoding ABC transporter ATP-binding protein, giving the protein MAERAAVVLEQVTFGYDSEPAVEEASFAIGEREYVWIVGPNGGGKTTLVKLILGLLQPRRGTVRVFGAPPEEARHRIGYMPQHARLDPKFPVTVFEVALMGRLGPRRWIGRYRRADRKAALRALDQVGLADMRNRNLAELSGGQQRRLLIARALAAEPELLLLDEPMANLDIRGENELTRLLQELNNRLTIIMVSHDPAFVAGSVKRVVCVKRRVHTHPTATLDSGFMRELYGTEFRVVRHDVEQGSGEGAA; this is encoded by the coding sequence ATGGCGGAGCGGGCGGCGGTGGTGCTGGAGCAGGTGACGTTCGGCTACGATAGCGAGCCGGCGGTCGAAGAGGCCAGTTTCGCGATCGGGGAGCGGGAGTATGTCTGGATCGTGGGGCCGAACGGGGGCGGAAAGACGACGCTGGTGAAGCTGATTCTGGGGCTGCTGCAGCCGCGACGCGGGACGGTGCGGGTGTTCGGGGCGCCGCCGGAGGAGGCGCGGCACCGGATCGGGTACATGCCCCAGCACGCGCGGTTGGATCCGAAATTTCCGGTGACGGTTTTCGAGGTGGCCCTCATGGGGCGGCTGGGACCGCGGCGCTGGATCGGGCGGTACCGCCGGGCCGACCGCAAGGCGGCGCTTCGGGCGCTCGACCAGGTCGGGCTCGCGGACATGCGCAACCGCAACCTCGCGGAGCTCTCGGGGGGGCAGCAGCGGCGGCTCCTGATCGCCCGCGCGCTCGCGGCCGAACCCGAACTGCTCCTGCTCGACGAGCCGATGGCGAACCTCGACATCCGGGGAGAAAACGAGCTCACCCGGCTCCTGCAGGAGCTGAACAACCGCCTCACGATCATCATGGTGTCGCACGACCCGGCGTTTGTGGCCGGGTCGGTCAAGCGCGTCGTGTGCGTGAAGCGGCGCGTGCACACGCACCCGACCGCCACGCTCGACAGCGGGTTCATGCGGGAGCTGTACGGCACGGAGTTCCGCGTGGTGCGGCACGACGTCGAACAGGGGTCCGGGGAGGGCGCCGCCTGA
- a CDS encoding metal ABC transporter permease encodes MLDFFHAVTQYTFVLNALLTGILASVACGMVGSFVVARRITYIAGGIAHSVLGGMGVARWLELVHGWPVKPLYGAVAAALAAALTIGVVSLKAREREDTVIGAIWAIGMAVGILFIAATPGYNEDLMSYLFGNILMVGPVDLWLIGGLDLGVMAVTLLFFNQLQAVCFDEEFARVRGLNVEAYYLLLLGLTALTVVILVTVVGIVLVIALLTLPVAVAGYFARTLGRIMAASIGLSILFTVAGLAASFGPNLPAGAMIIMAAGGSYLAVVAATRLRRAIR; translated from the coding sequence ATGCTGGATTTTTTCCACGCGGTGACGCAGTATACGTTCGTGCTGAACGCTCTCCTCACCGGGATCCTGGCGAGCGTGGCGTGCGGGATGGTGGGGTCGTTCGTGGTGGCGCGACGGATCACCTATATCGCGGGCGGGATCGCGCACAGCGTGCTGGGAGGCATGGGGGTGGCGCGGTGGCTGGAGCTGGTCCACGGCTGGCCGGTCAAGCCGCTCTACGGGGCGGTGGCGGCGGCCTTGGCGGCGGCCCTGACGATCGGAGTGGTGAGCCTGAAAGCGCGCGAGCGGGAGGACACGGTGATCGGGGCGATCTGGGCGATCGGGATGGCGGTGGGGATCCTTTTCATTGCGGCGACGCCCGGCTACAATGAGGACCTGATGAGTTACCTATTCGGCAACATTCTGATGGTCGGCCCGGTTGATTTGTGGCTCATCGGGGGGCTGGATCTTGGCGTGATGGCCGTGACCCTGCTGTTTTTCAACCAGTTGCAGGCTGTCTGTTTCGACGAAGAATTCGCCCGCGTCCGCGGCCTGAATGTCGAGGCCTACTACCTGCTGCTGCTGGGGCTGACGGCGCTGACGGTGGTGATCCTGGTGACGGTCGTGGGGATCGTGCTCGTGATCGCGCTGCTCACGCTGCCGGTGGCGGTGGCGGGGTATTTCGCCCGGACGCTGGGGCGGATCATGGCCGCATCGATCGGGCTGTCAATTTTGTTCACGGTCGCGGGGCTGGCGGCGAGTTTCGGGCCGAATCTCCCGGCCGGAGCCATGATCATCATGGCGGCCGGGGGAAGCTACCTTGCGGTGGTGGCGGCGACGCGGCTGCGGCGGGCGATCCGGTAG
- a CDS encoding M4 family metallopeptidase — MKALVLTVTLCLLVAGAVFAANDEEGPAGSNRLRLDPNVTRYLESEDGVPLYVSGTFAQKVARGNEAASAYSFFEEYKASYRMTDPRAELAVERLVTDDLGMRHLRMTQRYRGLPVIGGDLVVHFTAQDQLRGVNGTFVPGISLEVTPQLAAAEAVRLAETDLASFFGQGTPAEPQLVVFPWEGTTHLAWRLFLYSDTPMGRWEYFIDARSGAVIYKANRIMNSDAIGTGIGVMGAARDHIDVDYTGSTYQMKDYTRQAANNPHGHDGQMPAGNYIQTNIAGSTLPGSIATDADNYWDVAATQRPAVDGQVYTALMYDYLLAHFGRNGYNNAGASMLTIVNYSGDGNDNAYWDGSRIVVWSWSTGWRSLAGCPDVIAHEWGHAVTEYESNLVYQKEPGALNESFSDMIGAAFEFYYDTLDVPDWDMGENGRTTGVAFRSMDNPHEFGDPDTYGTGDPYWVDVVNCTPSSWNDYCGVHTNSGVGNKWFFLLSDGGTHNGVTVTGIGVHNAIRVAYRANAYYWNSQTTYHEAAIATLDAADDLDPSGLWSQRAARAWTAVNVAVPLPGLAFSFPDGVPSTITPTDSTGFPVVIAGVYGGEMMTGSQRLHYRTDGGAWEHQVMAPAAGDTFTAMLPPAECGSTVEFYFSARLSDGTTYEEASMANPLSAIPMTEVTEVMDDNFQTNLGWTVTSTATAGQWQRGTPVGGGDRGDPPTDYDGSGQCYLTGNTDGDSDIDGGTTTLISPTFDLSGGDAEVSYARWFSNTYGSAPNEDVMEVFASNDNGNSWVLVETVGPVDEAGGGWYTHSFLVGNFLTPSAQMKVRFVAGDLGSGSVVEAGVDAFKVTRFTCNSGIPAPAIQTTDVPDWTIGVACSQQLAATGGTGALTWSDLNGDLVGTGLSLTTDGLLTGTPSAAGPITFTALVTDENAQTDQQLLNFTINSAVVVNAATLPDWTAGVAYAQQLTASGGTGARTFSDKLNSLAGTGLTLNAAGALTGTPAAAGSIGFTALATDAVGATGERVFGFTVNPAVSITTASLPDGKAGEAYTHAMEGTGGTGALVWSDAGGTLAGLGLAISDAGLITGAPVDSGTFTLTLQAADQVGSTDQVELSLHVAPAFICGDIDGDGTIGVADVTYLVAFMFRGGEAPPIMAAADLNATGAIEVNDLTMLISYLFRSGPLPTCAP, encoded by the coding sequence ATGAAAGCGCTCGTGCTAACGGTAACGCTCTGCCTGTTGGTGGCCGGGGCTGTCTTCGCAGCGAATGACGAGGAGGGACCGGCCGGATCCAACCGGCTTCGCCTCGACCCCAATGTGACCAGGTACCTGGAGTCTGAGGACGGGGTTCCGCTTTATGTTTCTGGTACTTTTGCGCAGAAGGTGGCGCGCGGGAACGAAGCCGCGTCGGCCTACAGCTTCTTTGAGGAATACAAAGCATCGTACCGCATGACCGATCCCCGCGCGGAGCTGGCGGTCGAGCGGCTGGTGACGGATGACCTGGGGATGCGGCACCTACGCATGACGCAGCGGTACCGGGGGCTGCCGGTGATCGGCGGCGACCTGGTCGTGCATTTCACGGCGCAGGATCAGCTCCGGGGGGTCAACGGGACGTTTGTACCCGGGATCTCTCTGGAGGTCACGCCGCAGCTGGCCGCGGCCGAGGCGGTGCGGCTGGCGGAAACCGACCTCGCATCGTTCTTCGGCCAAGGCACGCCGGCCGAGCCGCAGCTGGTGGTGTTCCCCTGGGAGGGGACGACGCACCTCGCATGGCGGCTGTTCCTCTACTCCGACACGCCGATGGGGCGGTGGGAGTACTTCATCGACGCCCGGTCCGGCGCGGTGATCTACAAGGCTAACCGGATCATGAACAGCGACGCGATCGGAACCGGGATCGGCGTGATGGGCGCGGCCCGCGACCATATCGACGTCGACTACACCGGCTCGACCTACCAGATGAAGGACTACACACGGCAGGCGGCCAACAACCCGCACGGGCACGACGGGCAGATGCCGGCGGGGAACTATATTCAAACGAACATCGCCGGCTCCACGCTTCCGGGGTCGATCGCCACGGACGCCGACAACTACTGGGATGTGGCGGCGACGCAGCGGCCGGCGGTGGACGGGCAGGTGTACACGGCGCTGATGTACGACTACCTGCTGGCCCATTTCGGGCGCAACGGCTACAACAACGCCGGGGCGAGCATGCTCACGATCGTCAACTACAGCGGCGACGGCAACGACAACGCGTACTGGGACGGCTCGCGGATCGTGGTCTGGAGCTGGTCGACCGGGTGGCGCTCGCTGGCCGGCTGTCCCGACGTGATCGCCCACGAGTGGGGGCACGCGGTGACCGAGTATGAATCGAACCTCGTGTACCAGAAGGAGCCGGGGGCGCTCAACGAATCGTTTTCGGACATGATCGGGGCGGCGTTCGAGTTCTACTACGACACGCTGGACGTCCCCGACTGGGATATGGGCGAGAACGGCCGGACCACGGGCGTGGCGTTCCGGTCGATGGACAACCCGCACGAGTTCGGGGATCCGGACACCTACGGCACCGGCGACCCGTATTGGGTTGACGTAGTCAACTGCACGCCGAGCTCCTGGAACGACTACTGCGGCGTGCACACCAACAGCGGCGTCGGCAACAAGTGGTTCTTCCTGCTGTCGGACGGCGGGACGCACAACGGCGTGACGGTCACCGGCATCGGCGTGCACAACGCGATCAGGGTGGCCTACCGGGCCAACGCCTACTACTGGAACAGCCAGACGACCTACCACGAGGCGGCCATTGCGACCCTGGATGCGGCCGATGATCTCGATCCCAGCGGCCTGTGGTCGCAGCGGGCCGCGCGGGCGTGGACAGCGGTGAATGTCGCCGTGCCCCTGCCGGGACTCGCGTTCTCATTCCCGGACGGTGTGCCGTCGACAATCACCCCGACCGACTCGACCGGTTTCCCGGTGGTGATCGCGGGCGTCTACGGCGGCGAGATGATGACCGGGAGCCAGCGGCTGCACTACCGGACCGACGGCGGCGCGTGGGAGCACCAGGTGATGGCGCCGGCGGCCGGGGATACGTTCACGGCGATGCTCCCGCCGGCCGAGTGCGGCAGCACGGTCGAGTTCTACTTCAGCGCCCGGCTGAGCGACGGCACGACCTATGAAGAAGCGAGCATGGCCAATCCGCTCTCCGCGATTCCGATGACGGAGGTTACGGAGGTGATGGATGACAATTTCCAGACGAACCTTGGCTGGACGGTGACGAGCACGGCGACGGCCGGGCAGTGGCAGCGCGGCACGCCGGTGGGCGGCGGCGACCGCGGCGATCCGCCGACCGACTACGACGGCTCGGGCCAGTGCTACCTCACGGGGAACACCGACGGCGACTCGGATATCGACGGCGGCACGACGACGCTGATCTCGCCCACCTTCGATTTGTCGGGCGGCGACGCCGAGGTGAGCTACGCGCGCTGGTTTTCCAACACATACGGCTCGGCGCCGAATGAGGACGTGATGGAGGTGTTCGCCTCCAACGATAACGGCAACAGCTGGGTGCTGGTGGAGACGGTCGGCCCGGTCGATGAGGCCGGCGGCGGCTGGTACACCCACTCGTTCCTGGTGGGGAACTTCCTCACGCCGAGCGCGCAGATGAAAGTGCGGTTCGTGGCCGGCGATCTCGGGAGCGGCTCGGTGGTCGAGGCGGGGGTGGACGCGTTCAAGGTGACGCGCTTCACTTGCAACAGCGGCATCCCGGCGCCGGCGATTCAGACGACCGATGTCCCCGACTGGACTATCGGCGTGGCCTGCAGCCAGCAGTTGGCGGCCACGGGCGGGACGGGCGCGCTGACGTGGAGCGATCTGAACGGCGACCTGGTCGGGACGGGGCTGAGCCTCACCACCGACGGGCTCCTGACCGGTACGCCCTCGGCGGCCGGACCGATCACGTTCACGGCGCTCGTCACGGACGAAAATGCGCAGACTGATCAGCAGCTCCTGAATTTCACGATCAACAGCGCGGTGGTGGTCAACGCCGCCACGCTGCCCGACTGGACGGCCGGCGTGGCGTACGCGCAGCAGCTCACGGCGAGCGGCGGGACGGGCGCCCGGACATTCAGCGACAAGCTCAACAGCCTGGCGGGCACGGGCCTGACTCTGAACGCCGCGGGCGCGCTGACCGGGACGCCGGCCGCGGCCGGGTCGATCGGTTTCACGGCGCTCGCGACCGACGCGGTCGGGGCGACGGGGGAACGGGTGTTCGGTTTCACGGTTAATCCGGCCGTGAGTATCACGACCGCGAGTCTCCCCGACGGCAAGGCCGGGGAAGCCTACACGCACGCTATGGAGGGAACCGGCGGGACCGGCGCGCTGGTGTGGTCGGACGCCGGCGGCACGCTGGCGGGACTCGGACTGGCGATCTCGGACGCCGGCCTCATTACCGGCGCGCCGGTCGACAGCGGGACGTTCACTCTCACGCTCCAGGCGGCCGATCAGGTCGGGTCGACCGACCAGGTCGAACTGTCGCTCCACGTGGCTCCCGCGTTCATCTGCGGCGACATCGACGGCGACGGAACGATCGGGGTGGCCGACGTCACCTACCTGGTCGCGTTCATGTTCCGGGGCGGCGAGGCGCCGCCGATCATGGCGGCGGCCGATTTGAACGCCACCGGGGCGATCGAGGTGAACGATCTCACCATGTTGATTTCGTACCTGTTCCGCAGCGGTCCCCTGCCTACCTGCGCACCATAA
- a CDS encoding M28 family peptidase, which produces MICAILCGIAPAAGAADLYRVAVESAADARALNAAGVDAAVRVRGGYLVLVDARALPALAESGLRYDLIATTVDRSTLALGTHHDGANPGGYPTVYAEDGVRLYRVEPGDVRDRAEADGLASLPPGSRRIVYREPAPREVKQRAPGSLDLETLIALVRQDSLQSYTLQLQAFPNRVTGSLGNRQSRDWLQNRLISYGLDSAYQDSFLYGSTNCQNVIGVKMGTTLPDHRIVVGAHRDAVSGSPGADDNGSGTAAVLEMARVMADIPTEMTWVFALFDSEEQGLNGSYHYAASAAANGDSIIMMLNMDMIGYNGNVNNVSVHYGEDTVWASRWKIIADSLSTNLIGYFSGSASNSDHYPFQQEGYDVVFLIEYNFSTVYHSEQDSTTYMSFPYMRRIVQASLATAYDADGAYLPTPGVLFTEVDPIPFMVPPVDTSEFLISITPGPGGAIAPGSAQVHFRYDAGAWQTGPLADLGGGTYAVPLPGPLCGERVQFYVSAAEVTTGMYTYPDSASPWSAAAATQFTTALADNFETAQGWTVTGNATAGQWARGVPAGGGSRGDPPTDFDGSGQCYLTGNSAGDSDVDGGTTYLTSPTFDATGGDDALVHYARWYSNDFGASPYEDYMDVHVSNNNGSTWTLVERVGPSGTQVSGGWFEHSFEIGDFTAPTNQMRLRFTVGDLGSGSVVEAAVDAVSVTAYTCEEGYFVITTEDLPDWTAGVPYSVQLEAGGGVGARTWADKFGDLLGTGLSLSSGGLVSGTPTASGTIAFTATCTDEADSTVEKAFSFLMNAPVSIATRSLPNGVVGEAYAQTLTAVGGTGGRTWSEPGGGLAGTGLTLAANGLLSGTPTAAGPIGFTARVEDAVGGFDEESFSFVIELPYVCGDVDNSGEAPNVADLTFLVNHLFRGGPMPPVAEAADVNGDGNLTVADLTRLIDFLFRAGGPLECE; this is translated from the coding sequence GTGATCTGTGCGATCCTGTGCGGGATCGCCCCGGCGGCCGGTGCGGCCGACCTCTACCGTGTGGCCGTGGAGAGCGCGGCCGACGCGCGGGCGCTGAACGCCGCCGGCGTGGATGCGGCCGTACGGGTGCGGGGGGGATACCTCGTCCTGGTCGATGCCCGGGCTCTCCCGGCGCTCGCCGAGAGCGGGCTGCGCTACGACCTGATCGCGACCACTGTCGACCGCAGCACGCTGGCGCTCGGCACGCACCACGACGGCGCCAACCCGGGCGGATATCCGACGGTGTATGCCGAGGACGGCGTGCGCCTCTACCGGGTGGAGCCGGGAGACGTGCGGGACAGGGCGGAGGCGGACGGTCTCGCGTCGTTGCCCCCAGGGAGCCGGCGAATCGTGTACCGCGAGCCGGCGCCTCGGGAGGTGAAGCAGCGCGCGCCGGGGAGCCTGGACCTCGAGACGCTGATCGCCCTGGTGCGGCAGGACTCGCTGCAGTCGTACACACTCCAGCTCCAGGCCTTCCCCAACCGGGTCACCGGTTCCCTGGGGAACCGGCAGTCGCGCGACTGGCTCCAGAACCGCCTCATCAGCTACGGCCTTGACTCTGCGTACCAGGACAGCTTTCTCTACGGCTCGACAAACTGCCAGAACGTCATCGGCGTCAAGATGGGGACGACCCTCCCCGACCACCGCATTGTGGTCGGGGCGCACCGGGACGCGGTGTCGGGCTCGCCGGGAGCGGACGACAACGGCTCCGGGACGGCGGCCGTGCTCGAGATGGCGCGGGTGATGGCGGACATACCGACGGAGATGACGTGGGTGTTCGCGCTGTTCGACTCCGAGGAGCAGGGGCTGAACGGATCCTACCACTACGCGGCCTCGGCGGCGGCCAACGGCGACAGCATTATCATGATGCTGAACATGGATATGATCGGATACAACGGAAACGTGAACAACGTGAGCGTGCACTACGGCGAGGACACGGTGTGGGCCTCGCGCTGGAAGATCATCGCTGACTCGCTGTCGACGAACCTGATCGGGTACTTCAGCGGATCGGCCTCGAACTCCGACCACTACCCGTTCCAGCAGGAAGGGTATGACGTCGTCTTCCTCATCGAGTACAACTTCTCGACCGTGTACCACTCGGAGCAGGACAGCACGACCTATATGAGTTTTCCGTACATGCGGCGGATCGTGCAGGCGTCGCTGGCGACCGCGTACGACGCGGACGGCGCGTACCTGCCGACGCCGGGGGTGCTCTTCACGGAAGTCGACCCGATCCCATTCATGGTGCCGCCGGTGGACACGTCCGAGTTTCTGATCTCCATCACGCCCGGTCCGGGCGGGGCGATTGCCCCCGGCAGCGCGCAGGTGCACTTCCGGTACGACGCCGGGGCGTGGCAGACCGGACCGCTGGCCGATCTCGGCGGCGGCACGTACGCGGTCCCGCTGCCTGGACCGCTCTGCGGGGAAAGGGTGCAGTTCTATGTGAGCGCGGCCGAGGTAACGACCGGGATGTACACCTATCCGGACTCGGCCTCGCCGTGGTCGGCGGCGGCGGCGACGCAATTCACCACCGCGCTGGCCGACAATTTTGAAACGGCGCAGGGGTGGACGGTGACGGGGAACGCGACCGCCGGTCAGTGGGCGCGGGGCGTGCCGGCGGGCGGCGGATCGCGCGGTGATCCCCCGACCGATTTCGACGGCTCGGGCCAGTGCTACCTCACCGGCAACAGCGCGGGGGATTCCGACGTCGACGGGGGCACGACCTACCTGACCTCGCCGACGTTCGACGCCACCGGGGGGGATGATGCCCTCGTGCACTACGCGCGCTGGTACTCCAATGACTTCGGGGCCAGCCCCTATGAAGACTACATGGACGTCCACGTGTCGAACAACAACGGCAGCACGTGGACGCTCGTGGAACGGGTCGGACCCTCCGGGACGCAAGTCTCGGGCGGGTGGTTCGAGCATTCGTTTGAGATCGGGGACTTCACGGCGCCCACAAACCAGATGCGGCTGCGCTTCACCGTGGGGGATCTCGGCAGCGGGTCGGTGGTCGAGGCGGCCGTGGACGCCGTGAGCGTGACGGCGTACACGTGCGAGGAAGGGTACTTCGTCATCACGACCGAGGATCTCCCGGACTGGACGGCGGGGGTTCCCTACTCCGTGCAGCTCGAAGCGGGGGGCGGGGTCGGCGCGCGGACGTGGGCGGACAAATTCGGCGACCTGCTCGGCACCGGACTGAGCCTGTCCTCCGGCGGGCTGGTAAGCGGCACGCCCACGGCGTCGGGAACGATCGCTTTCACGGCGACGTGCACGGACGAGGCGGACAGCACGGTTGAGAAGGCGTTTTCCTTCCTGATGAATGCGCCGGTGTCGATCGCCACGCGGTCGTTGCCGAACGGAGTGGTGGGGGAGGCGTACGCCCAGACGCTGACGGCGGTGGGCGGAACGGGCGGCCGCACGTGGAGCGAGCCGGGCGGCGGCCTGGCGGGCACCGGGCTGACCCTTGCGGCCAACGGCCTGCTGAGCGGGACGCCGACTGCGGCCGGCCCGATCGGCTTCACGGCCCGCGTGGAGGATGCGGTCGGGGGCTTCGACGAGGAGTCGTTCTCTTTCGTGATCGAGCTCCCCTACGTGTGCGGGGATGTCGACAACTCCGGCGAGGCGCCCAATGTGGCCGATCTGACATTCCTCGTCAACCACCTGTTCCGGGGCGGGCCGATGCCCCCGGTGGCGGAGGCGGCGGATGTCAACGGCGATGGGAATCTGACGGTGGCGGATCTGACGCGGCTGATCGATTTCCTCTTCCGTGCGGGCGGGCCGCTGGAGTGTGAGTGA